From one Dyella sp. 2HG41-7 genomic stretch:
- the purD gene encoding phosphoribosylamine--glycine ligase, with protein sequence MKVLVIGNGGREHALAWKLKQSRRVGEVIVAPGNAGTAREHGVRNADVAVTDIEGLLKLAKAEKVELTVVGPEVPLVAGVVDKFRAAGMRIFGPRAIAAQLEGSKAFAKDFLLRHNIPTARYAVFTELTKALAYVREHGAPIVIKADGLAAGKGVVVALTLGDAELALHDMLGAHAFGDASARVVIEEFLDGEEASYIVMSDGSFALPMASSQDHKRRDDNDLGPNTGGMGAYSPAPVVTPDVEKRILKEVIEPTLRGMASEGAPFIGFLYAGLMIDKHGAPKVIEFNVRFGDPETQPIMLRLKSDFVDLIEAALDGELSRKHVQWDARPSIGVVMAAGGYPAKVQTGDVIEGLDTDFGADVKVFHAGTKLDAQGRAMTAGGRVLTVCALGKDIAAAREHAYDAIRHIHFDGAFCRRDIAHRALHRK encoded by the coding sequence ATGAAGGTTTTGGTCATCGGCAACGGCGGTCGCGAGCACGCGCTGGCGTGGAAGCTCAAGCAATCGCGGCGCGTCGGCGAAGTGATCGTGGCGCCCGGCAACGCCGGTACCGCGCGCGAGCACGGCGTGCGCAATGCCGATGTCGCCGTCACCGATATCGAAGGCCTGTTGAAGTTGGCCAAGGCGGAGAAGGTCGAGCTGACGGTGGTCGGCCCGGAAGTGCCGCTGGTGGCCGGTGTGGTCGACAAATTCCGCGCGGCAGGCATGCGCATCTTTGGGCCTCGCGCCATCGCCGCGCAGCTCGAAGGTTCCAAGGCCTTCGCCAAGGATTTTCTGCTCCGCCACAACATTCCCACCGCGCGCTACGCGGTCTTTACCGAACTCACCAAGGCGCTGGCGTATGTGCGCGAACACGGCGCGCCCATCGTGATCAAAGCGGACGGCCTGGCTGCCGGTAAAGGCGTGGTCGTCGCGCTAACGCTGGGCGACGCCGAACTCGCGCTGCATGACATGCTCGGCGCGCACGCCTTCGGCGATGCGTCCGCGCGCGTGGTTATCGAAGAATTTCTCGACGGCGAAGAAGCCAGCTACATCGTGATGAGCGACGGCTCTTTCGCGCTGCCGATGGCGAGCAGCCAGGATCACAAACGCCGCGACGACAACGATCTGGGCCCCAACACCGGCGGCATGGGCGCGTATTCGCCTGCGCCGGTGGTAACGCCGGACGTCGAAAAACGCATCCTCAAGGAAGTGATCGAACCCACGCTGCGCGGTATGGCGAGCGAAGGCGCGCCGTTTATCGGCTTCCTCTATGCGGGCCTGATGATCGACAAGCACGGCGCGCCGAAAGTGATCGAATTCAACGTGCGCTTCGGCGATCCGGAAACGCAGCCGATCATGCTGCGACTGAAATCCGACTTCGTCGATTTGATCGAAGCGGCGCTGGATGGCGAGCTGAGCCGCAAGCACGTGCAATGGGACGCGCGGCCTTCCATCGGCGTCGTGATGGCGGCCGGCGGTTATCCGGCCAAAGTGCAAACCGGCGACGTGATCGAAGGACTGGATACCGACTTTGGCGCGGACGTGAAGGTTTTCCACGCCGGCACCAAGCTTGATGCACAAGGCCGCGCCATGACCGCCGGCGGTCGCGTGTTGACGGTATGCGCGCTTGGCAAAGATATCGCGGCGGCGCGCGAGCACGCGTACGACGCTATTCGCCACATTCATTTTGACGGCGCGTTCTGCCGGCGCGATATCGCGCATCGCGCATTGCATCGCAAGTGA